A genomic region of Nostoc sp. UHCC 0702 contains the following coding sequences:
- a CDS encoding phosphoribosyltransferase, translating into MPDLYVSWSDYHQKIEQLAAQIYQSGWQFNQIICLARGGLRVGDILSRIYEQPLAILATSSYSGPGKQERGSLTFSRHLTMTAEKLGSRILVVDDLVDSGVTLQQTIPWLKENSNSPIEEIRTAVLWYKACSVIAPDYYVDYLPDNPWIHQPFEHYEHMNPAELAAKVSQVC; encoded by the coding sequence ATGCCAGACCTTTACGTTTCTTGGTCAGATTATCACCAAAAAATTGAACAACTGGCTGCCCAGATTTATCAATCTGGTTGGCAATTCAATCAGATTATCTGTCTCGCCAGAGGGGGACTGCGGGTAGGAGACATTCTCTCCCGGATATACGAACAGCCGTTGGCAATTTTAGCAACATCTTCTTACAGTGGCCCTGGTAAGCAAGAAAGAGGTAGTTTAACATTTTCTCGCCACTTAACTATGACTGCGGAAAAGTTAGGTTCGCGTATTCTCGTTGTAGATGACTTGGTAGACTCTGGGGTGACACTCCAGCAGACTATTCCTTGGTTAAAGGAAAATAGCAATTCCCCAATTGAGGAAATTCGCACCGCTGTCCTTTGGTATAAAGCTTGTTCGGTCATTGCACCCGATTACTATGTCGATTACTTACCTGATAACCCCTGGATTCATCAACCCTTTGAACATTATGAGCATATGAATCCGGCAGAATTGGCGGCGAAGGTGAGTCAGGTGTGTTGA
- a CDS encoding AAA family ATPase → MTATLSGYQLLETLYSSAKTIIYRGRRETDNTSVIVKTLVDEYPLLEDIARLRHEYQIIELLQIPGIVKPYELKNYHHGLALVLEDIPGCLLKEMIATQTTTLITFLKVAINLAHTLEELHAQQIIHKDIKPHNIIINPDSGEVKLIDFSISSRLDKENPTLSNPNLLEGTLAYMSPEQTGRMNRAIDYRTDFYSLGVTLYEMLTGILPFDTSDPMELVHCHIAKIPTAPCQQTVCRVLEEVPEAISAIILKLLAKTAEERYQSALGLKADLEECLFQLQATGKIENFIPGRLDKSGHFVIGQKLYGREAEVATLMAAFERVAYPPESHARCNKSGSPPNALASLGKGGLRGVEMMLVCGYSGIGKTSVVNEVHKPIVGARGYFIAGKFDQFKRNIPYASLIQAFQSLVQQLLTESEAQIQAWKEKLLTKLGENAQIIIDVIPEVELIIGTQPPVTQLGAAESQNRFNRVFGQFIEVFTTQDHPLVVFLDDLQWADSASLNLIELLMTDSDRQYLLLIGAYRDNEVSSTHPLMMSLHKIQAADAVVNNIVLSPLQLTDVKALVSDTLNDTQASKPLAELLFHKTAGNPFFLTQLLKTLHQEDLLIYDFHSGAWQWNIQHIQAIGITDLNVVELTARNIRKLSLETQQVLKLAACIGSTFNLDVLAIVNETSSLTTATQLWPALQSGLILPLSQDYKIPLVFSQEESSSIALTDVKVDYKFLHDRVQQAAYSLIPDAEKKATHLKIGQLLLQNTTPEERKENIFALVNQLNYGTELLTTETEKYQLAELNLIAGQRAKAATAHDSAIKYLQVGLGLLVEESWKSQYELTLSLHSEATEAAFLSGDFAAMQRYIDIVQSHAKTLLDKIKVYEVQMQAYMGQNRLLEAVNTGLQVLQLLGVEFPQEPNMSDIEQVLGETAAILSGTRIEDFVNLPQMSDPYKLAAMRLLSSMFAAAYIATLALLPLIVCKQVQLSVQYGNASVSPFAYANYGFLLCGVVGDIDSGYQFGQLALNLVSKLNAQEIKAKTLFIVNIFIRPCKEHFRESLEPLMSAYSSGIETGDLEYAAYSLVQYSCLAYLIGKELTVFETEIAINRNTIHKIKQETALNYIEIYWQAILNLLGKSENTCYLNGKACDEQMKLSLYQQAQDKMVIAYIYWNKLLLSYWFENYSEAIENSALAEKYLDAVIGLTPVPLFHFYDSLARLAVYSNSQESEQNAIRDRVQANQEKMQKWAHHAPMNHLHKFYLVEAEKHRVLGEKLEAIEMYDRAIALAKQNEYINEEALAYELAAKFYLLWGKQSIAKIYMTDAYYAYMRWGAVAKVKDLESKYSHLITRSPNIQNLVTKHLELTNTSSTTSGGSHLLDLMSVMKASQVLSGEMMLTGLLEKMMKICIENVGAVQGYFITKHEHEWMLEAAGMVKGKDISVVVNSKDETNTPLVPVALFNYVERTRETLVLDNAISDSRFATDAYITAHQSQSILCLPLIHSGKFTGIIYLENNLISNAFTPERVNVLSLLTAQISIAIDNARLYTNLQSYLQELEVKNTALQASEMREREKAEELQQYVDKLQKTQAQLVQTEKMSSLGQLVAGVAHEINNPVNFIFGNLNHANEYTQDVLRLLELYQKHYPSPDPEIQQQAQAIDLEFLLEDLPKLLSSMRVGADRIRKIVACLRTFSRMDEADKKAVNIHDGIESTLMILQHRLKAKPEHPGIEIIKDYGNLPLVECYAGELNQVFMNVLSNAIDALEESLVSNPGKITNPSIIIHTQQVNAHQVEIRIADNGLGMPESVRQRLFDPFFTTKPVGKGTGMGLSISYQIVTEKHGGSLSCKSQPGNGAEFIIRIPLSL, encoded by the coding sequence ATGACAGCAACTTTATCTGGATATCAACTCCTCGAAACCCTTTACTCTAGCGCTAAAACTATCATTTATCGTGGACGAAGAGAAACGGATAACACCTCAGTCATTGTCAAAACTCTTGTTGACGAATATCCGCTCTTAGAAGACATTGCGCGACTGCGCCATGAATATCAAATCATTGAGCTGCTGCAAATTCCAGGGATTGTTAAACCCTACGAGTTAAAGAATTATCACCACGGACTGGCTTTAGTTTTGGAAGACATTCCAGGTTGCTTGCTCAAAGAAATGATTGCGACTCAAACAACCACCTTAATTACTTTTCTCAAGGTAGCGATTAATTTAGCACATACCTTAGAAGAACTACACGCTCAACAGATTATTCACAAAGATATTAAGCCACATAATATTATCATTAACCCTGATTCTGGGGAAGTCAAATTAATTGACTTCAGTATCTCTTCGCGCTTGGATAAAGAAAATCCTACCTTGAGCAATCCCAATTTGCTCGAAGGTACACTTGCCTATATGTCGCCTGAGCAAACGGGCAGAATGAACAGAGCAATCGACTATCGCACCGACTTTTATTCTTTGGGTGTGACGTTGTATGAAATGTTGACGGGTATTTTACCGTTTGATACTAGCGATCCAATGGAGTTGGTACACTGTCACATTGCCAAAATACCCACCGCACCTTGTCAACAAACTGTGTGTCGTGTTTTGGAAGAAGTGCCAGAGGCGATTAGTGCAATTATTTTAAAGCTATTAGCAAAAACAGCAGAGGAGCGGTATCAAAGCGCTCTTGGGCTAAAAGCGGATTTAGAAGAATGTTTGTTTCAACTGCAAGCGACTGGCAAAATTGAAAACTTCATACCGGGAAGACTGGACAAATCTGGGCATTTTGTGATTGGACAAAAGCTATACGGACGCGAAGCAGAAGTTGCAACATTGATGGCTGCATTTGAGCGTGTGGCTTATCCCCCTGAATCCCACGCCAGATGCAACAAGAGCGGCTCGCCGCCCAACGCACTGGCTTCCCTTGGTAAGGGGGGACTAAGGGGGGTAGAAATGATGCTCGTCTGTGGTTATTCAGGGATTGGTAAGACAAGTGTTGTCAATGAAGTTCATAAACCGATTGTGGGCGCAAGAGGTTATTTTATTGCAGGCAAGTTTGACCAGTTCAAGCGCAATATTCCCTATGCATCTTTGATTCAAGCGTTCCAATCTTTAGTTCAGCAATTACTCACCGAAAGCGAAGCCCAAATCCAGGCATGGAAAGAGAAACTGTTAACCAAGTTGGGAGAAAACGCACAAATAATTATTGATGTGATTCCAGAAGTGGAACTAATTATTGGGACTCAGCCACCTGTAACCCAACTGGGTGCGGCTGAATCTCAAAATCGTTTCAATCGCGTCTTTGGGCAATTTATCGAAGTATTCACCACCCAAGATCATCCCTTGGTTGTCTTTCTTGATGATTTACAGTGGGCAGATTCGGCATCGTTGAACTTAATTGAGCTATTGATGACGGATAGCGATCGCCAATATTTATTATTAATTGGAGCATACCGCGATAACGAAGTGTCGTCTACCCATCCACTGATGATGAGTTTGCACAAGATTCAAGCAGCAGATGCGGTGGTCAATAACATTGTGCTGTCACCTTTGCAGTTAACCGATGTCAAAGCCTTAGTTAGCGATACCTTGAATGACACACAAGCCAGCAAGCCCCTAGCAGAATTACTGTTTCACAAAACCGCAGGCAATCCATTCTTCTTAACACAACTGCTAAAAACCCTGCATCAAGAAGACTTGTTAATCTATGACTTCCATTCAGGAGCATGGCAGTGGAATATCCAACATATTCAAGCGATCGGTATTACTGACCTAAATGTAGTTGAATTAACGGCGAGAAATATTCGCAAACTCTCATTAGAAACGCAACAAGTATTAAAACTGGCTGCGTGTATCGGCAGCACATTTAACTTAGATGTATTAGCCATTGTTAACGAAACATCTTCTTTAACTACTGCCACGCAATTGTGGCCTGCTCTACAATCTGGGCTAATTCTGCCGTTAAGTCAAGATTACAAAATTCCTCTAGTCTTTAGTCAGGAAGAATCAAGCAGTATTGCCTTAACGGATGTCAAGGTTGATTACAAGTTCTTACATGACCGAGTGCAACAAGCAGCATATTCTCTGATTCCTGATGCAGAAAAAAAAGCTACCCACTTAAAAATCGGTCAATTACTCCTACAAAATACAACACCAGAAGAACGCAAAGAAAATATCTTTGCTTTAGTTAATCAACTCAATTATGGCACTGAATTACTAACAACTGAAACCGAAAAATATCAACTAGCTGAACTTAACCTGATAGCTGGTCAGAGAGCCAAAGCAGCAACAGCCCATGATTCTGCTATCAAATATTTACAAGTTGGTTTGGGACTGTTAGTAGAAGAAAGCTGGAAGAGTCAATATGAATTGACATTATCACTACACTCAGAAGCAACAGAGGCAGCTTTTTTGAGCGGTGATTTTGCAGCAATGCAGAGATACATTGATATCGTCCAAAGCCACGCCAAAACGCTGCTGGACAAAATTAAAGTGTATGAAGTCCAGATGCAAGCTTACATGGGACAGAACAGGCTCCTAGAAGCAGTGAATACAGGGCTACAAGTTTTACAACTGTTAGGCGTGGAGTTTCCCCAAGAGCCGAACATGTCAGATATTGAGCAGGTACTAGGAGAAACTGCAGCAATTTTGAGTGGAACGCGAATTGAAGATTTCGTTAATCTGCCTCAAATGTCCGATCCCTATAAACTAGCAGCCATGAGACTTTTGTCAAGTATGTTTGCTGCTGCATACATTGCTACTCTTGCACTATTGCCCTTGATAGTGTGCAAACAAGTACAATTATCTGTCCAATATGGTAATGCTTCCGTTTCTCCCTTTGCTTACGCCAATTATGGTTTTCTTCTTTGTGGAGTTGTAGGAGATATTGATTCAGGTTATCAGTTCGGTCAATTGGCTTTAAATCTAGTGTCAAAATTAAATGCTCAAGAAATCAAAGCCAAGACACTCTTTATAGTAAATATATTCATCCGACCTTGCAAAGAACATTTCAGAGAAAGCTTAGAGCCTTTGATGTCAGCTTACTCTAGCGGAATAGAGACAGGAGATTTAGAATATGCAGCCTATAGTCTAGTACAGTACTCCTGTTTAGCTTACTTGATCGGCAAAGAACTGACTGTCTTTGAAACAGAGATAGCAATCAACAGAAATACTATTCATAAAATTAAGCAAGAAACAGCGCTTAATTATATAGAAATCTATTGGCAGGCTATCTTAAATCTGCTAGGAAAAAGTGAAAATACTTGTTATCTAAACGGTAAAGCCTGTGATGAGCAGATGAAATTGTCATTGTATCAGCAAGCTCAGGACAAAATGGTAATTGCATACATATATTGGAATAAATTATTACTTAGTTACTGGTTTGAAAATTACTCAGAAGCGATTGAAAATAGTGCCCTAGCAGAGAAGTATTTAGACGCAGTTATAGGATTGACGCCTGTTCCTCTATTCCATTTTTACGATTCTTTAGCAAGGCTAGCGGTATATTCCAATAGCCAAGAGTCAGAGCAAAATGCCATCCGCGATCGCGTCCAAGCTAATCAAGAAAAAATGCAAAAATGGGCGCATCATGCCCCAATGAATCATTTGCACAAATTCTATTTAGTAGAGGCAGAAAAGCATCGAGTTTTAGGTGAAAAATTAGAAGCAATTGAGATGTACGATCGCGCTATTGCTCTGGCCAAACAAAACGAGTACATCAATGAAGAAGCATTGGCTTACGAACTAGCAGCCAAATTCTATCTGTTATGGGGTAAACAAAGTATTGCCAAAATCTATATGACAGATGCTTACTACGCCTATATGCGTTGGGGTGCTGTTGCTAAAGTTAAAGATTTAGAATCAAAATACTCGCACTTAATTACGCGATCGCCAAACATCCAAAACCTCGTAACGAAGCACTTAGAACTGACTAATACCAGTTCTACTACTAGCGGAGGCTCTCATCTTCTTGACTTGATGTCGGTGATGAAAGCTTCACAGGTGCTGTCAGGAGAAATGATGCTCACTGGCTTGCTGGAAAAAATGATGAAAATTTGCATCGAAAATGTCGGTGCTGTTCAAGGTTACTTTATAACCAAGCACGAGCATGAATGGATGCTAGAAGCAGCAGGAATGGTTAAAGGTAAAGATATTAGCGTTGTTGTTAACTCAAAAGATGAAACAAATACACCTTTAGTGCCAGTTGCTTTATTCAACTATGTCGAAAGAACCAGAGAAACCCTTGTTTTAGACAATGCTATCAGTGACTCCCGCTTTGCCACCGATGCTTACATCACTGCTCACCAATCTCAATCAATCCTATGTTTGCCGCTAATTCATTCAGGCAAGTTTACTGGTATTATTTACCTGGAAAATAATCTGATCAGTAATGCTTTTACCCCAGAACGAGTAAACGTGCTGAGTCTATTAACTGCACAAATTTCCATCGCCATTGATAACGCCCGTCTCTATACCAATTTGCAAAGTTATTTACAAGAACTCGAAGTTAAAAACACAGCTTTGCAAGCATCCGAAATGCGAGAGCGAGAGAAAGCCGAAGAACTACAGCAATATGTGGACAAGCTACAAAAAACCCAAGCTCAACTTGTGCAAACTGAAAAAATGTCCAGCTTAGGACAACTGGTAGCTGGCGTAGCTCACGAAATCAACAACCCGGTCAATTTTATCTTTGGCAACCTCAATCATGCCAACGAATACACCCAAGATGTGCTAAGACTGCTGGAACTCTACCAAAAACATTACCCATCACCCGATCCAGAAATTCAACAACAAGCCCAAGCAATTGATCTAGAATTTCTGCTGGAAGACTTGCCCAAGCTATTATCCTCGATGCGGGTAGGGGCAGATCGGATTCGTAAAATAGTTGCTTGTTTGCGAACTTTCTCGCGTATGGATGAAGCTGATAAAAAAGCTGTTAACATTCATGACGGTATTGAAAGTACCTTGATGATTCTGCAACATCGTCTCAAAGCCAAGCCAGAGCATCCTGGAATTGAGATTATCAAAGATTATGGCAATCTACCCCTAGTGGAATGCTATGCAGGGGAATTAAATCAGGTGTTTATGAACGTGTTGAGTAATGCGATTGATGCTTTAGAGGAGTCATTAGTGAGCAATCCAGGAAAAATAACTAACCCAAGCATTATTATTCACACTCAGCAAGTGAATGCTCATCAAGTGGAAATCCGCATTGCAGACAATGGTCTGGGTATGCCAGAGTCAGTTCGACAACGCCTGTTCGATCCTTTCTTCACCACAAAACCTGTGGGTAAAGGCACGGGTATGGGCTTGTCGATTAGTTATCAAATTGTCACCGAAAAACACGGTGGCTCACTCTCTTGCAAGTCACAACCAGGTAATGGAGCAGAGTTTATTATCCGCATTCCACTTTCGCTCTGA
- a CDS encoding isopenicillin N synthase family oxygenase, which produces MQTFHLPESITGTQSDKYLAHQMIEAWRTDGIFQIAINTIQQQKTSAAFDSSRKFFHMPLQFKQQCISDLTYGGYIACGEEITAGEFDYSEIFTICKDVPPDHPCVQAHWPCHGPMPWPCCNYQQTMNAFMDELNLIGNKLLLLTALGLELDDINTLTRLTNNGWHHMRVLRFPPLSTKQTRGIGAHTDYGLLVIAIQDHVGGLYIRPPVEGESRNRNWLPNESSAGMFENEEPWIFVKPRKSVLTVFPGDILQFLTNGYLLSTPHQVRLNTSERFSLAYFHEPNFNAFIRPLGTSSTDEYIHYGTHFTNMFIRCYPNRITTRRILEEDRLSVLTDLNKSSSTLPNYSMKRVQGVGCGI; this is translated from the coding sequence TTGCAAACGTTTCATTTACCCGAATCGATTACTGGAACACAATCTGATAAGTACTTAGCACATCAGATGATTGAGGCATGGAGAACCGATGGTATCTTTCAGATAGCAATAAACACAATACAACAACAAAAGACAAGTGCTGCCTTTGATTCCAGCAGAAAGTTTTTCCATATGCCGTTACAGTTCAAGCAACAGTGCATTAGCGATCTTACCTACGGTGGATATATTGCTTGTGGTGAGGAGATCACTGCTGGTGAATTTGATTATTCTGAAATATTTACTATCTGCAAAGATGTTCCACCAGATCACCCCTGCGTGCAAGCACATTGGCCATGTCATGGCCCTATGCCTTGGCCTTGTTGTAACTACCAGCAAACCATGAATGCTTTCATGGATGAACTCAACTTAATCGGTAATAAATTACTCTTATTGACGGCTCTTGGTTTGGAATTAGATGACATCAATACTCTGACACGATTGACTAACAATGGTTGGCATCACATGCGTGTTTTGCGATTCCCACCGTTAAGTACTAAACAAACCAGGGGAATCGGCGCACATACTGATTATGGGCTATTGGTGATTGCTATTCAAGATCATGTGGGTGGGCTGTATATACGTCCTCCTGTCGAAGGTGAAAGCAGAAATAGAAATTGGTTGCCAAATGAAAGCTCCGCAGGTATGTTTGAAAACGAAGAACCCTGGATATTTGTGAAGCCGCGCAAGAGCGTACTCACTGTATTTCCTGGCGATATTCTCCAGTTCCTCACTAATGGTTATTTGCTCTCAACACCACATCAAGTTCGCTTGAATACAAGCGAGCGATTTTCACTTGCCTATTTCCATGAGCCAAATTTTAACGCTTTTATTCGCCCATTAGGGACTTCATCAACTGACGAGTACATCCACTACGGCACACACTTTACTAATATGTTCATCAGGTGTTATCCAAACCGAATCACTACACGCCGTATTCTTGAAGAAGACCGCTTGTCAGTTCTGACTGATCTCAACAAATCAAGCTCAACATTACCTAACTACAGTATGAAAAGGGTACAGGGGGTAGGGTGTGGGATTTAG
- a CDS encoding MFS transporter → MNDATDGNAQNHPESEKLDLSTKIAFGAGDLGTAITAMVGISYLSPFLTDVAGLNPNLAGRTQLVGKVWDAVNDPMVGVLSDRTQSSQGRRYPWMIWGAVPFGIFFFLQWIVPHFSNNETVNNWGLFWYYTAISILFNALYTVVNLPYTALTAELTQDYDERTSLNSFRFSFSIGGSIFAILLALVISLLIPNNSKLQYVVLGAICGIISILPLYWCVWGTKKRAQAVARLHPETEQTVSIPIWQQLKIAFSNRAFLFVVGIYLCSWLSVQLTAAIIPYFVISWMRLPQWHFNLVLLTVQGTAMSMLFVWSAISKRVGKQTVYYMGMALWIIAQAGLFFLQPGQITLMYIFAFMAGFGVSTAYLVPWSMLPDVIELDELQTGQRREGIFYSFMVFLQKICLGLAVNIVLQRLGAAGYIKPTADIPMPIQPNAVLDVIRVSIGPLPTIALICGMVLTYFYPITREMHAEILLKLKARQEKTDQ, encoded by the coding sequence ATGAACGATGCTACTGATGGCAATGCCCAAAATCACCCTGAAAGCGAAAAACTAGACTTGAGTACTAAAATTGCTTTCGGTGCTGGGGATTTGGGAACAGCCATAACTGCGATGGTGGGGATTTCTTATTTATCACCGTTCCTGACAGATGTAGCTGGTTTGAATCCCAACTTAGCAGGACGCACCCAACTGGTAGGTAAAGTGTGGGATGCAGTCAACGATCCGATGGTGGGGGTATTGAGCGATCGCACTCAAAGCAGTCAGGGAAGGCGGTATCCTTGGATGATTTGGGGCGCTGTTCCCTTTGGGATTTTCTTTTTTTTGCAGTGGATTGTCCCTCACTTCAGTAATAATGAGACTGTGAATAATTGGGGGTTATTTTGGTATTACACTGCTATTTCAATCTTATTTAACGCTTTATACACAGTTGTTAATTTACCATATACTGCACTCACAGCGGAACTAACCCAAGATTACGACGAACGTACCAGCCTCAACAGTTTTCGCTTTTCCTTTTCTATCGGCGGTAGTATTTTCGCCATACTTCTGGCTTTAGTCATCTCCCTATTGATTCCCAATAACAGCAAACTACAATATGTAGTCTTGGGAGCCATCTGTGGAATTATCTCTATTTTGCCCTTGTACTGGTGTGTTTGGGGAACTAAAAAACGCGCCCAAGCAGTAGCAAGGTTGCACCCAGAAACAGAACAAACAGTTTCTATTCCTATATGGCAACAACTGAAAATTGCTTTTAGTAATCGTGCTTTCTTGTTTGTAGTCGGGATTTATCTCTGTTCTTGGTTGAGTGTGCAATTAACTGCTGCAATTATTCCCTACTTTGTCATTAGTTGGATGCGTTTACCACAATGGCACTTTAACTTAGTGCTGTTGACGGTGCAGGGAACTGCTATGTCCATGCTGTTTGTTTGGAGTGCCATTAGTAAACGTGTTGGCAAACAAACCGTGTACTACATGGGAATGGCTTTATGGATTATCGCTCAAGCTGGATTGTTTTTCTTGCAGCCTGGTCAAATCACCTTAATGTACATTTTCGCATTCATGGCGGGTTTTGGTGTTTCTACAGCTTATCTTGTTCCCTGGTCAATGCTACCCGATGTCATTGAACTAGATGAACTCCAAACAGGACAGCGACGCGAGGGGATTTTCTACAGTTTCATGGTATTTCTGCAAAAAATTTGTTTAGGGCTTGCAGTGAATATTGTCTTACAAAGATTAGGTGCAGCTGGATATATTAAGCCGACAGCAGATATCCCAATGCCCATTCAACCAAATGCTGTATTAGATGTAATTCGTGTTTCTATTGGCCCTTTACCAACAATTGCTTTAATTTGTGGCATGGTTCTCACTTATTTCTACCCAATTACCCGTGAAATGCACGCAGAAATACTGCTAAAACTCAAAGCACGCCAGGAAAAAACAGATCAGTAG